A stretch of the Lolium perenne isolate Kyuss_39 chromosome 3, Kyuss_2.0, whole genome shotgun sequence genome encodes the following:
- the LOC127345526 gene encoding uncharacterized protein has protein sequence MAAEPVEYQVLVLRVSIHCEGCKKKVKKVLQHVDGVFRCDIDGRRNRVTVTASKKIDAGVLIARLNKSGKHAEPWPEEPKQEQPAESQSQETKNQADDASKPNEAAEKSAPEAAAEPSSAQPPAPEPEKTTEETPPPAEEKKEADETKTETAQQQPREETGEAKQHQQQQQHNHHDKPIDARVTMVFDDVRGRGGYGYGSQYQNYMPTTRQPPVHVMSYNQARPMPSASYYAAAPMPTSAPAPMPMPMPMPMSRPGPSQGGYIDEYAPPNYYGRPAPPSYEPYSYYPETQPSPYRHQRSADEDYYYRAPSLPPQRSAFSPPRDAYGDMFNDENANSCSVM, from the exons ATGGCGGCAGAACCTGTTGAGTACCAG GTTCTGGTGCTAAGGGTGTCCATCCATTGTGAAGGATGCAAGAAGAAGGTGAAGAAAGTGCTCCAACATGTTGATG GCGTGTTCAGATGCGACATCGACGGCCGAAGAAACAGGGTCACGGTCACAGCCTCTAAAAAGATCGACGCCGGCGTCCTCATCGCGAGGCTGAACAAGTCTGGCAAGCATGCTGAGCCATGGCCCGAGGAGCCCAAACAAGAGCAACCTGCAGAGAGTCAAAGCCAAGAAACCAAGAACCAAGCCGATGATGCCAGCAAGCCTAACGAAGCCGCTGAGAAGTCCGCTCCCGAAGCCGCCGCAGAACCCAGTAGCGCCCAGCCTCCGGCGCCGGAACCCGAGAAGACCACCGAAGAGACCCCACCGCCGGCTGAAGAAAAGAAAGAGGCCGACGAAACCAAGACAGAGACAGCACAGCAACAACCCAGAGAGGAAACAGGGGAAGCCAAgcagcaccagcagcagcagcagcataaTCATCATGACAAGCCGATCGACGCCAGGGTGACAATGGTCTTCGACGACGTCCGCGGCAGAGGCGGCTACGGCTACGGGAGCCAATACCAGAACTACATGCCAACCACACGGCAGCCGCCGGTGCACGTCATGAGCTACAACCAGGCGAGGCCGATGCCGAGCGCGTCGTACTACGCCGCCGCACCGATGCCGACGTCGGCGCCGGCGCCCATGCCGATGCCCATGCCCATGCCGATGTCGAGGCCTGGGCCGTCCCAGGGAGGCTACATAGACGAGTACGCGCCACCGAATTACTACGGCCGGCCGGCGCCACCGTCGTACGAGCCTTACAGCTACTATCCTGAAACCCAGCCGTCTCCTTACCGGCATCAGCGTTCTGCGGACGAGGATTACTACTACCGGGCGCCGTCGCTGCCGCCGCAGAGGAGCGCCTTCTCGCCGCCGCGGGACGCGTACGGCGACATGTTCAACGACGAGAATGCCAATTCTTGCAGCGTGATGTGA